The proteins below are encoded in one region of Shewanella algae:
- the trpB gene encoding tryptophan synthase subunit beta encodes MSELKLNPYFGEYGGMYVPQILMPALKQLESAFVEAQNDPAFQAEFTELLKNYAGRPTALTLTRNLSPNDKVKIYLKREDLLHGGAHKTNQVLGQALLAKRMGKKEIIAETGAGQHGVATALACALLGLKCKIYMGAKDVERQSPNVFRMRLMGAEVIPVTSGSATLKDACNEAMRDWSGSYDKAHYLLGTAAGPHPFPTIVREFQRMIGAETKAQILEREGRLPDAVIACVGGGSNAIGMFADFIDEASVRLIGVEPAGKGIDTPMHGAPLRHGKTGIFFGMKAPLMQDSNGQIEESYSISAGLDFPSVGPQHAHLNATGRATYESATDEEALEAFQLLARCEGIIPALESAHALAYAIRLAKECREETILVVNLSGRGDKDIFTVSDILAERQAASAQSDKSQESQA; translated from the coding sequence ATGAGCGAGTTAAAACTCAACCCTTATTTCGGGGAATACGGCGGCATGTATGTGCCGCAGATTTTGATGCCGGCGCTGAAACAGTTGGAAAGCGCCTTTGTCGAGGCCCAGAATGATCCCGCCTTTCAGGCCGAGTTCACCGAGCTTTTGAAAAACTATGCCGGGCGCCCCACCGCCTTGACCCTGACCCGTAACCTGTCGCCCAATGACAAGGTGAAAATCTACCTCAAGCGGGAAGATCTGCTGCATGGCGGCGCCCACAAGACCAACCAGGTGCTGGGGCAGGCGCTGCTGGCCAAGCGCATGGGTAAAAAAGAGATCATCGCCGAAACCGGCGCCGGTCAACACGGGGTGGCCACCGCCCTGGCCTGCGCCCTGCTGGGCCTTAAGTGTAAAATCTACATGGGCGCCAAAGATGTGGAGCGCCAAAGCCCTAATGTGTTCCGCATGCGTTTGATGGGTGCCGAGGTCATTCCTGTCACCTCAGGCTCTGCCACTCTCAAAGATGCCTGCAACGAGGCGATGCGCGACTGGTCCGGCAGCTATGACAAGGCGCACTACCTGCTGGGTACCGCCGCCGGGCCTCACCCCTTCCCCACCATAGTCAGGGAGTTCCAGCGCATGATAGGCGCCGAAACCAAGGCGCAGATCCTTGAGCGTGAAGGCCGACTGCCGGACGCCGTCATTGCCTGTGTTGGCGGCGGCTCCAACGCCATAGGTATGTTTGCCGACTTCATAGATGAAGCCTCGGTGCGCCTCATAGGCGTTGAGCCGGCCGGAAAAGGCATAGATACGCCGATGCACGGCGCGCCGCTGCGGCACGGCAAGACTGGCATATTTTTTGGCATGAAGGCGCCCTTGATGCAGGACAGCAACGGCCAGATAGAAGAATCTTACTCCATCTCTGCCGGGTTGGATTTCCCCTCTGTGGGCCCGCAACACGCCCACCTCAACGCCACCGGACGCGCCACCTATGAGTCGGCCACCGATGAGGAGGCGCTGGAGGCCTTCCAGTTACTGGCCCGCTGCGAAGGGATTATTCCGGCGCTGGAGTCGGCCCACGCGCTGGCCTATGCCATCAGGCTTGCCAAAGAGTGCCGCGAAGAAACCATACTGGTGGTTAACCTCTCCGGCCGCGGCGATAAAGACATATTTACCGTTTCCGATATCCTGGCAGAGCGCCAGGCTGCATCTGCGCAGTCAGATAAATCACAGGAGTCACAGGCATGA
- the trpCF gene encoding bifunctional indole-3-glycerol-phosphate synthase TrpC/phosphoribosylanthranilate isomerase TrpF produces the protein MSNVLERIVATKQQHIEALKLRFPEESLTPKTSNRSLYQALSAKGAGFILECKKASPSKGLIRKDFDPVAIADVYSRYASAVSVLTDEAFFQGDFRYLPKVRARIKQPVLCKDFFVSPYQVKLAAHQGADAILLMLSVLSDEQYRLLASEAEQYALDTLTEVSNEEELKRALALGAPIIGINNRNLRDLSTDLAMTEYLAPKIPEGTLIISESGIYSREDVRRLSPLVDGFLVGSSLMAEADLDLACRRLIYGNNKVCGLTREQDLLDAAKSGAVYGGLIFAAKSPRCVSRAHAAELCRYNAEQPRKLAMVGVFVNESPTQMAELANELKLSALQLHGSESSEDIAKLKQLLEQNGHQAEIWKAVPVNVDGGELPALPEGADRYLYDSKSGDSFGGTGKHFDWQQGLAQRERAMLAGGLSPDNAALAATQGFFGLDFNSGVESAPGIKDRAALQAVFKQLKA, from the coding sequence ATGAGTAACGTGCTTGAGCGTATCGTCGCCACCAAGCAGCAGCATATTGAAGCCCTCAAGCTGCGTTTTCCCGAAGAGAGCCTGACGCCCAAGACGTCGAATCGCAGCCTGTATCAGGCACTCAGTGCAAAAGGCGCCGGCTTTATTCTGGAATGCAAGAAGGCCAGCCCCTCCAAAGGGCTTATCCGCAAAGACTTCGATCCGGTTGCCATTGCCGATGTTTACAGCCGCTACGCCTCCGCGGTGTCGGTACTGACAGACGAGGCCTTCTTTCAGGGTGACTTTCGCTATTTGCCCAAGGTGCGTGCCAGAATCAAACAACCGGTATTGTGCAAAGACTTTTTTGTTTCGCCTTATCAGGTTAAGTTGGCGGCCCATCAGGGCGCCGATGCCATCTTGCTGATGCTGTCGGTACTCAGCGATGAACAATATCGATTGCTGGCGAGCGAAGCCGAGCAATATGCCCTCGACACCCTCACCGAAGTCTCCAACGAGGAAGAACTCAAGCGGGCGCTGGCTCTGGGCGCGCCGATTATTGGCATCAACAACCGCAACCTCAGGGATCTGAGTACAGATCTGGCGATGACAGAATACTTAGCTCCCAAGATCCCCGAGGGGACACTGATCATCAGCGAATCCGGGATCTACAGCCGTGAGGATGTACGCCGCCTCAGCCCGCTGGTCGACGGCTTTTTGGTAGGCAGCTCGCTGATGGCCGAGGCCGATTTGGATCTGGCCTGTCGCCGCCTTATCTATGGCAACAACAAGGTGTGTGGCCTGACCCGGGAGCAGGATCTGCTGGATGCGGCAAAATCCGGTGCCGTCTATGGCGGCCTGATCTTCGCCGCCAAGTCCCCCCGTTGTGTCAGCCGCGCCCACGCCGCCGAGCTGTGCCGTTATAACGCCGAGCAGCCGCGTAAACTGGCGATGGTGGGGGTATTTGTCAATGAATCACCGACTCAGATGGCCGAGCTGGCCAATGAGCTGAAACTGAGCGCGCTGCAGCTTCATGGCAGTGAATCAAGCGAAGATATTGCCAAGCTCAAGCAGCTGCTTGAGCAAAATGGGCACCAGGCCGAGATCTGGAAGGCTGTTCCGGTCAATGTCGACGGCGGCGAGCTGCCAGCCTTGCCGGAAGGCGCCGACCGTTATCTCTATGACAGTAAAAGCGGCGACAGCTTTGGTGGTACCGGCAAACATTTCGATTGGCAGCAAGGGCTTGCCCAGCGCGAGCGCGCCATGCTTGCCGGTGGCCTGAGTCCGGACAACGCCGCCTTGGCTGCCACCCAGGGCTTTTTTGGGCTGGACTTTAACTCTGGGGTGGAAAGCGCCCCCGGCATCAAAGACAGAGCAGCACTGCAGGCGGTGTTTAAGCAACTCAAAGCCTGA
- the trpD gene encoding anthranilate phosphoribosyltransferase, which produces MTELQPLFDRLYRGESLSRSQAASLFAELIDGKLSESQMAAMLIALKLKGETIDEISGAADALLAAAKPFSHQCQRVVDIVGTGGDGHNTINISTTAAFVAAAAGVNVAKHGNRGVSSKSGSSDLLAQFGIDLTMSPECAAKHLADNGLCFLFAPHYHGGVRHAVPVRQALKTRTLFNVLGPLINPARPDYMLLGVYSPSLVRPIAEVLRALGVKGAMVVHGSGLDEVALHGETQVAELKGAEIVEYRVTPADFGVPQATLAELEGGTPAENALITQALFAGKGSAAQRHAVAINAACVLYLAGKADNLKQATQLALATLDDGRACAKLNALADKAHQTQAENNDANSPQPSKAGAIS; this is translated from the coding sequence ATGACTGAACTGCAACCTCTGTTCGACCGCCTGTACCGGGGCGAGTCTTTGAGCCGTAGCCAGGCCGCCAGCCTGTTTGCCGAGCTTATCGACGGCAAGCTCAGTGAAAGCCAGATGGCGGCCATGCTGATCGCGCTCAAGCTCAAGGGCGAAACCATAGACGAGATCAGCGGCGCCGCCGATGCCCTGCTGGCCGCCGCCAAGCCGTTTTCGCACCAATGTCAAAGGGTAGTGGATATTGTCGGCACCGGCGGTGACGGCCACAACACCATCAATATCTCTACCACGGCCGCCTTTGTTGCAGCCGCAGCCGGGGTCAATGTTGCCAAACACGGCAACCGCGGGGTGTCCAGCAAGTCGGGCTCTTCCGATCTGCTGGCACAATTCGGCATAGACTTGACCATGTCGCCCGAGTGCGCCGCCAAACACCTTGCAGACAACGGCCTGTGTTTTCTGTTTGCACCCCATTATCACGGTGGAGTGCGGCACGCTGTGCCTGTACGCCAGGCGCTCAAGACCCGCACCCTGTTCAATGTACTCGGCCCGCTGATTAATCCGGCTCGCCCCGACTATATGCTGCTCGGGGTCTACAGCCCGAGCTTGGTTCGCCCCATCGCCGAGGTGTTGCGGGCCCTTGGCGTCAAAGGCGCCATGGTCGTTCACGGCAGCGGCCTGGATGAAGTGGCGCTGCACGGCGAAACCCAGGTGGCCGAACTCAAGGGTGCAGAGATAGTGGAATATCGCGTCACCCCGGCAGACTTTGGCGTGCCACAAGCGACGCTGGCCGAGCTGGAAGGCGGCACCCCGGCAGAAAACGCCCTTATTACCCAAGCACTGTTCGCCGGTAAAGGCAGCGCCGCCCAGCGTCACGCCGTGGCCATCAATGCCGCCTGCGTGCTCTATCTCGCCGGCAAGGCAGACAATCTCAAACAGGCCACCCAACTGGCCCTGGCCACCCTGGATGATGGCCGCGCCTGCGCCAAACTCAACGCCCTGGCAGACAAGGCTCACCAAACCCAGGCTGAAAACAATGACGCCAACTCACCACAACCGAGCAAGGCAGGAGCTATATCATGA
- a CDS encoding aminodeoxychorismate/anthranilate synthase component II: MKLYLLDNFDSFTYNLVDQFRSLGFEVLVYRNNVSAQLLAERMLAEPGQAALILSPGPGAPREAGCMMELIALLAGKLPILGICLGHQALVEHYGGKVERAPQVVHGKASPVEHNCDGLFANLPSPLPVARYHSLVATKVPDCLEVIATTEGMPMAISHRCDAAVGFQFHPESILTTLGSTLLVQTLQYLTMSREETCHD; the protein is encoded by the coding sequence GTGAAACTCTATCTATTGGATAACTTCGACTCCTTCACTTACAACCTGGTGGATCAGTTCCGCAGCCTGGGCTTTGAAGTGCTGGTGTACCGCAATAATGTCAGTGCCCAGTTGCTCGCCGAGCGGATGCTGGCGGAGCCGGGTCAGGCGGCACTTATTTTGTCTCCCGGCCCGGGCGCCCCCAGAGAAGCCGGTTGCATGATGGAGCTTATTGCGCTGCTGGCCGGCAAACTGCCGATTCTCGGTATCTGCCTTGGTCACCAAGCCCTGGTTGAACATTACGGCGGCAAGGTTGAACGCGCACCCCAAGTGGTACACGGTAAGGCCAGCCCGGTCGAGCACAACTGCGACGGCCTGTTTGCCAACCTGCCATCTCCCTTGCCTGTGGCCCGCTATCATTCACTGGTGGCAACCAAGGTGCCCGACTGTCTGGAGGTGATTGCCACCACAGAAGGCATGCCTATGGCCATCAGCCATCGCTGTGATGCCGCCGTCGGCTTCCAGTTCCACCCCGAATCGATTCTCACCACCCTTGGCAGCACCTTGCTGGTGCAAACACTGCAATACCTGACCATGAGCCGCGAGGAAACCTGCCATGACTGA
- a CDS encoding anthranilate synthase component 1, whose translation MNRIEPIARVHRQTRSLPYYDDPLKLYQQLTRDKPDSMLLESAEIDSKDHLKSIILSHAALAIRCDGSTLSFEALTDNGAGLLPAIHDFFNSRGEVSLEQQSLKVLLRPITAELDEDARLKAGSPLDGLRLLQQGLVDEKESQFETGFLGGVLGYDLIASTEPLPSVSQGANHCPDYLFYLAETLITVDHQKGCAEAVVMEFNGNSEVQAELDARLDAIETNCQLLEDVAPLSGVHAEASVNISDADFCRQVSRLKEHICAGDIFQVVPSRSFSLPCPNTLGAYRALRLTNPSPYMFYLRSADFTLFGASPESALKYEAEGNQVEVYPIAGTRKRGKTPDGEIDFDLDSRIELELRLDKKELSEHIMLVDLARNDIARISQSGSRKVAELLKVDRYSHVMHLVSRVTGQLREDLDALHAYQACMNMGTLVGAPKVRAAQLIRETEQQRRGSYGGAVGYLNALGDMDTCIVIRSAFVSEGMAHIQAGAGVVYDSDPQAEADETAQKAQAVISAIKMGGGL comes from the coding sequence ATGAACAGAATCGAGCCAATCGCCAGAGTACACCGCCAGACGCGGTCACTGCCCTATTACGACGATCCCCTGAAACTGTATCAGCAACTGACGCGGGACAAGCCTGACAGCATGTTGCTGGAGTCGGCCGAAATCGACAGCAAGGATCACCTGAAAAGCATTATCCTCAGCCACGCGGCGCTGGCCATTCGCTGTGACGGGTCGACCTTGAGCTTCGAGGCTTTGACAGACAACGGCGCCGGACTGCTACCCGCCATTCACGACTTCTTTAACTCGCGCGGTGAGGTCAGCCTGGAGCAGCAGAGCCTCAAGGTCCTGCTGCGCCCCATCACTGCCGAGCTGGATGAAGATGCCAGACTCAAGGCAGGCTCGCCGCTCGATGGCCTGAGATTACTGCAGCAGGGTCTGGTTGATGAAAAAGAGAGCCAGTTTGAAACCGGATTTCTGGGCGGCGTTTTAGGGTACGACCTTATAGCCAGCACAGAGCCGCTGCCAAGCGTAAGCCAGGGCGCCAACCACTGCCCCGACTATCTGTTTTATCTAGCTGAAACCCTGATAACGGTAGATCACCAAAAGGGCTGCGCCGAAGCCGTGGTGATGGAGTTTAATGGCAACAGCGAGGTGCAGGCCGAGCTTGACGCCAGACTGGATGCCATAGAAACCAACTGCCAGCTGCTGGAAGATGTCGCCCCTTTGAGCGGCGTACATGCCGAGGCCAGCGTCAATATCAGCGACGCCGATTTTTGCCGCCAGGTGAGCCGCCTCAAGGAGCATATCTGCGCCGGTGATATCTTTCAGGTTGTGCCATCACGCAGTTTCAGCCTGCCCTGCCCCAATACTCTGGGCGCCTATCGGGCACTGAGACTGACCAACCCCAGCCCCTATATGTTTTACCTGCGCAGCGCCGACTTCACCCTGTTTGGCGCCTCTCCGGAAAGCGCCCTCAAGTATGAAGCCGAGGGCAATCAGGTTGAGGTTTACCCCATCGCCGGTACCCGCAAACGCGGCAAGACCCCAGATGGCGAGATAGATTTCGATCTCGACAGCCGCATAGAGCTGGAGCTGAGACTAGATAAGAAAGAGTTGTCGGAGCACATCATGTTGGTGGACTTGGCCCGCAACGATATCGCCCGCATCAGCCAGAGTGGCAGTCGTAAAGTGGCCGAGCTGCTGAAGGTAGACAGATACTCCCATGTGATGCATCTGGTCAGCCGGGTAACCGGGCAGCTTAGGGAAGATCTCGACGCCCTGCACGCCTATCAGGCCTGCATGAACATGGGCACCCTGGTGGGCGCCCCCAAGGTGCGCGCCGCCCAACTCATTCGTGAAACCGAGCAGCAACGCCGCGGCAGCTATGGCGGCGCCGTAGGTTATCTCAACGCCCTTGGCGATATGGACACCTGCATAGTGATCCGCTCCGCCTTCGTCAGCGAAGGCATGGCGCACATCCAGGCCGGGGCCGGAGTGGTCTATGATTCAGATCCCCAGGCCGAGGCCGACGAAACCGCGCAAAAGGCGCAGGCAGTGATCAGTGCAATCAAGATGGGAGGTGGCCTGTGA
- the rnm gene encoding RNase RNM yields MITENTLADLHSHTTASDGQLTPSLLLERALEKGVELLAITDHDTVAGLDEAHAFNAGQSTPLTLVDGVEISTRWHAYDIHIVALDIDRHDENLLAFLERQRELREERAREIGARLEKAGIPGAYEGARALAGDAALSRGHYARFLAEQGHAPDSASVFKKFLGRGKTGYVPNNWGEMATAIEVIHNAGGVAVLAHPSGYQLSAKWLKRLVREFKAAGGDAMEVVLGQQTTDDRNNLGALATLNGLYASVGSDFHFPGRWLELGKNLYRPQGLNWVWQCKQWTITK; encoded by the coding sequence ATGATAACTGAAAATACTTTGGCCGATCTTCACAGCCATACTACAGCCTCAGATGGCCAACTGACACCGTCTTTGCTGCTCGAACGCGCCCTGGAAAAGGGGGTTGAGCTGCTGGCGATTACCGATCATGACACAGTCGCCGGGCTGGATGAGGCCCATGCCTTCAATGCCGGGCAGAGCACGCCTTTGACTTTGGTGGACGGGGTTGAGATCTCTACCCGTTGGCACGCCTATGATATTCATATCGTGGCGCTGGATATCGACCGCCACGACGAAAACCTGCTTGCCTTTCTCGAGCGTCAACGTGAGCTCAGGGAAGAGCGGGCTCGCGAGATAGGCGCAAGGCTTGAAAAGGCCGGTATTCCCGGGGCTTACGAAGGCGCCAGGGCGCTCGCCGGTGATGCGGCGCTGAGCCGTGGCCATTACGCCCGTTTCCTGGCCGAGCAGGGGCACGCGCCGGACAGCGCCAGCGTGTTCAAGAAGTTTCTCGGCCGCGGCAAAACGGGCTATGTGCCCAACAACTGGGGCGAGATGGCGACGGCCATTGAGGTAATCCACAACGCAGGTGGCGTGGCCGTATTGGCCCACCCCAGTGGCTATCAACTGTCGGCCAAGTGGCTCAAACGCCTGGTGCGCGAGTTCAAGGCCGCCGGTGGCGATGCCATGGAGGTGGTGCTCGGGCAGCAAACTACAGACGACAGAAATAATTTAGGGGCGCTGGCCACTCTCAACGGCCTCTACGCCTCGGTGGGATCCGATTTCCACTTTCCCGGCCGCTGGCTGGAACTGGGCAAGAATCTGTATCGGCCCCAGGGATTGAACTGGGTCTGGCAATGCAAGCAATGGACAATAACTAAATGA
- a CDS encoding L-threonylcarbamoyladenylate synthase: MSQFFYVHEVNPQTRLISQAVSILKSGGVIVYPTDSGYALGCMIGDKDAMSRIARIRQIDNDHNFSLMCRDLSELSTYARVDNQAFRILKNNTPGCYTFIFKATKEVPRRLQNEKKRTIGIRVPNNVIALALLEALGEPLMSTSLILPGNDFTESDPEHIRDILEHQVDAILHGGYLGEKPTTVIDMSEGEMVIVREGSGDISPFL; encoded by the coding sequence ATGAGTCAATTTTTCTACGTACATGAGGTGAATCCTCAAACCCGTCTGATAAGCCAGGCGGTGAGCATTCTGAAAAGCGGCGGGGTCATAGTTTACCCCACAGATTCCGGCTATGCGCTGGGTTGTATGATTGGCGATAAAGACGCCATGAGCCGTATCGCCAGAATTCGCCAGATAGACAATGATCATAACTTTTCGCTGATGTGCCGCGACTTATCTGAGCTGTCGACCTATGCCAGAGTCGATAATCAGGCGTTTCGCATTCTGAAGAACAACACGCCGGGTTGTTACACCTTCATCTTCAAGGCCACCAAAGAGGTGCCAAGAAGGCTGCAGAATGAAAAGAAACGCACCATAGGCATTCGGGTACCGAACAATGTTATCGCCCTGGCGCTGCTGGAAGCTCTGGGTGAACCCTTGATGTCCACCAGTCTTATTCTGCCCGGCAACGACTTTACCGAGTCGGATCCCGAGCATATCCGCGATATTCTCGAACATCAGGTAGATGCCATTCTCCACGGCGGTTACCTGGGCGAAAAGCCCACCACAGTGATAGACATGTCTGAAGGCGAAATGGTCATAGTCCGTGAAGGCAGTGGCGATATCAGCCCATTTCTTTAA
- a CDS encoding segregation and condensation protein A — MSEGVQQSLPLAVVRGEALRELPADLFIPPEALEVFLEAFEGPLDLLLYLIRKQKMDVVDLPIHRITAQYLEYIELLQGARVELAADYLVMAATLAEIKSRLLLPRPELEAEEEEDPRAVLIRQLKAYEAIKEAAVRLDELPRLERDVFQAKAGKAPDIKPLLVPPDVSLAELARAFGEVLKRVEAGTSHQVQREQLSTRERMSQILAMLSSEHYTPFEALFKVEEGRAGVVVSFLALMELVKELLVELIQAEPLSRIYLKAY; from the coding sequence TTGAGTGAAGGCGTTCAACAGAGTCTGCCGCTTGCCGTAGTGCGGGGTGAGGCGCTTAGAGAGCTGCCTGCCGATCTCTTTATTCCTCCCGAGGCGCTTGAGGTGTTTCTTGAGGCGTTTGAAGGGCCGCTCGACTTGCTTTTGTACCTGATCCGCAAGCAAAAAATGGATGTGGTAGACCTGCCCATCCACAGGATCACCGCCCAGTATCTTGAGTATATCGAGCTGCTGCAGGGCGCCAGGGTAGAGCTGGCGGCCGACTATCTGGTGATGGCGGCAACATTGGCGGAAATCAAGTCGCGCTTGTTGTTGCCAAGGCCGGAGCTGGAAGCCGAGGAAGAGGAAGACCCCAGAGCCGTGCTGATCCGCCAACTCAAGGCTTATGAAGCCATCAAAGAGGCGGCGGTGCGGCTGGATGAACTGCCCCGGCTCGAGCGGGACGTATTCCAGGCCAAGGCGGGCAAGGCGCCGGATATCAAGCCCTTGCTGGTGCCGCCGGATGTGTCTTTGGCCGAGCTGGCCCGGGCCTTTGGCGAGGTACTCAAGCGGGTGGAAGCCGGCACTTCTCACCAGGTGCAGCGCGAGCAGCTTTCTACCCGGGAGCGGATGAGCCAAATTCTGGCCATGCTCTCCAGTGAGCATTACACCCCTTTTGAAGCCCTGTTCAAGGTGGAAGAGGGGCGCGCCGGAGTGGTGGTCAGCTTTCTGGCGTTGATGGAATTGGTAAAGGAACTGCTGGTGGAACTGATCCAGGCTGAACCTTTATCGCGAATTTATCTCAAGGCGTACTGA
- the scpB gene encoding SMC-Scp complex subunit ScpB, translating into MAKINDLQLKQLIEASLFVLAKPMTLKALRETVLADFSVSRERIRAAVDELTLDYQERGVQLVKVAGGYRFQTRDSLSPLLQPLWQEQAPKYSRATLETLAVIAYRQPVTRGEIELVRGVAVGSQIIKNLTDRRWIRVVGHKEVPGRPSLYATTTEFLAYFGLDSIADLPPLSDAESLEAVFSGMKTPPEPLEEST; encoded by the coding sequence TTGGCGAAGATTAACGACCTTCAGCTGAAACAACTGATCGAAGCCAGCCTGTTTGTGCTGGCCAAGCCCATGACCTTGAAGGCGCTGAGAGAAACCGTGCTGGCCGATTTCAGTGTCTCCCGCGAGCGTATTCGCGCCGCGGTGGATGAATTGACCCTGGATTACCAGGAGCGTGGAGTACAACTGGTCAAGGTTGCCGGCGGTTATCGGTTTCAGACCCGCGACAGCCTCAGCCCCTTGCTGCAACCTTTGTGGCAGGAGCAGGCGCCCAAGTACTCCAGGGCAACATTGGAAACCCTGGCGGTTATCGCCTACCGTCAGCCTGTGACCCGCGGCGAAATTGAGCTGGTCAGAGGGGTGGCTGTCGGCAGCCAGATTATCAAGAATTTAACAGACAGACGCTGGATCCGCGTTGTGGGACACAAAGAGGTGCCGGGAAGGCCTTCCTTATACGCCACCACTACAGAGTTTCTGGCTTACTTCGGTCTGGACAGCATAGCGGATCTGCCGCCTCTGTCTGACGCCGAATCATTAGAGGCGGTATTTTCGGGGATGAAAACACCGCCGGAACCCTTAGAAGAGTCAACTTGA
- the rluB gene encoding 23S rRNA pseudouridine(2605) synthase RluB codes for MSEKLQKVLARAGHGSRREMEAWIAAGRVSIDGEIAKLGDRIEADAKVRIDGRAVSLKSADDVICRVLAYHKPEGEICSRKDPEGRPTVFDRLPRTRDSRWVAVGRLDINTSGLLLFTSDGELANRLMHPSNEVEREYAVRTFGEVPEAALQRLRSGVMLEDGPAQFDHIKAAGGEGINQWWHVTLREGRNREVRRLWESQEVQVSRLIRVRYGMIELPKSLPRGGWVELPLEQVNYLRQLAGMDPETRSMLGADKHSVARNKVRSAKVRRAVRKHKTAAGKPKPTRQRS; via the coding sequence ATGAGCGAAAAATTGCAGAAAGTCTTGGCCCGTGCAGGCCATGGCTCCCGTCGTGAGATGGAGGCATGGATTGCTGCAGGTCGCGTGAGTATTGACGGAGAAATCGCCAAACTGGGTGATCGCATCGAAGCCGACGCCAAGGTACGTATCGATGGCCGTGCGGTATCGTTGAAATCTGCCGATGATGTGATCTGCCGGGTACTGGCCTACCACAAGCCGGAAGGGGAGATCTGCTCGCGCAAAGATCCCGAAGGCCGGCCCACAGTATTCGATCGTCTGCCCCGCACCCGAGACAGCCGCTGGGTTGCAGTGGGACGTTTGGATATCAACACCTCGGGTTTGCTGCTATTCACCTCAGACGGTGAACTGGCCAACCGCCTGATGCACCCCTCCAATGAAGTGGAGCGTGAGTACGCCGTGCGTACCTTCGGTGAAGTGCCGGAAGCGGCGCTGCAGCGTCTGCGCAGCGGCGTTATGCTGGAAGATGGCCCGGCCCAGTTTGACCATATCAAGGCCGCCGGTGGCGAAGGCATCAACCAATGGTGGCACGTTACCCTGCGTGAAGGGCGTAACCGTGAAGTGCGTCGTCTGTGGGAATCCCAGGAAGTGCAGGTGAGCCGCCTTATTCGGGTGCGTTACGGCATGATAGAACTGCCCAAGAGCCTGCCTCGTGGCGGCTGGGTCGAACTGCCGCTGGAGCAGGTCAACTACCTGCGCCAATTGGCGGGCATGGATCCGGAAACCCGCTCCATGCTGGGTGCAGACAAACACAGCGTGGCCCGCAACAAGGTGCGCAGTGCCAAAGTGCGCCGCGCCGTGCGTAAACACAAGACGGCGGCGGGCAAGCCCAAGCCGACCCGGCAGCGCAGCTGA